Within the Telopea speciosissima isolate NSW1024214 ecotype Mountain lineage chromosome 4, Tspe_v1, whole genome shotgun sequence genome, the region ggtgggcgccttgccgccttaTAGGTTTCGTCTTGATTTTTGGACCCTCCCCAAACGTCATGATCGCCTTGATGactatgttgaaaaataaaggaaggaaTCTCAAACTCAAATTTGCGGAGGGAGGGGAATCGAGCTCGAggatggagaaagaaaaaagaaacttatTAGTTTGCCCTCTATAATAGGCATTTTGTGATTcaaatctaaaatgaacatgTTGAGACTGAGTATACTTAAACACAATAAAGAAATCAACCATACAATCATACAAACATGATTAATATAACATGGTTTGACATGAATGCCAACAACCACTAAAGAAAATcagagattttattttttttactaacCAGAAAAATTTTACATCTCTCAACCTCACAATGATCCCCTACTAGTAGGGTTGCAAGTTTGGCCGTGTTGGCCTAAACCCACCATGAACTCGAACAGGGCCTAGGCGGGCTAAAGATTTCTGGCCTTGAGGACAGGGTTAGGACCCGAAATTCCTGGTCCTGAGTTAGGGTCGAGCTgagtcagggttgagacctcgggcttAGTCCGATCCTGATTTGTTTATTGTGTTAGTATTCTAGTATGTGCTCTATGGTTCCCAAAAGCATCATTTCTGGTTTGTACTCCAtgaaaaaaattctttatttattaaaacaTAGAAGTTATGATACATCTGatcaaaaaatataattatttaaaatgggGCCTAACCATTTACCAAGGAAAAATAAACATAATATAATAACCAGATTAATGTGAATCCTTCCATTTATTGTGTTGCTAtataaatattcaaatattttaatttgcttattgctgggttagggttagggttagggccAGGGTCAAGGCTAGCGGTCaaggtcagggttagggtcaaggtCAAGGCCAATAGGTCAAGCCCGGtccaatcagggccaatcagggtggGGTTGGATTGGACTTGGCCCGTCAAggtcagggcgggcttgggcccaactaagggactcagggttgggctagggttttaaaaagggccggcccaacccgaccctattgcaggcCTACCTACTAGGGTTTTCcacaatcaaaaaataaataagcaCCCTAGCAACACTACTTCCTAAGCAATTACAATTTTCTCATTGTATATGTAATATACCCGAAACTACCTAGTTAAACATTAAAAAAGAGTGTACCAAGTGCATGAGGTTCCTCCCACTACAGGGTCTAGGGAGGATCATATATAATGTACGCACCTTTACCCCCCACTTGACGAATAGAGTGTTTCCCAACTTGAACCCGagacttctctctctctctctctctctccctctctctgtgtgtgtgtgtgtctcccAATCTTGATCGGCTTATACCTCTACTAGATAATACATGACTCTTTCTAACTAAGTTTGACTCATCCAAGTCACTTGGTTTTGAGGAGAACGAGTCGAGTTAGAAAACATGGTTTTCCAACCACAGATTGTATAACTACCTTAAACtcttactaaatatggtattcataatttttaaataaaaaaatgttttccttttttgttgcaAAATGTAAAATGTAGTAATCTAataatcaaatttgaaatgttttttttttgtgttaattACACAATAATGTTAggaaattattaaaaaaaaaaacacatattggttttgttttgcttttacATACCTTCCCTTATTTCTCTTGCAACCCAATGCCTCAAAgagtggaaaaagaaaaacatcaaaGGATTAGTTTGATCAACTTGACATGTTGGATAAGGCCTGATTTCTCAACTCTCTCTCCATCCGCCCAATGTGACCCATTGATTGGAGTGAAGAAGGAGATTTAGCTAggataaataaaaatagttaacaATGAACTCAAAGTCCAATCAAAATGTAATCCTTTGGGATAATTAAATGGTGTTTCTTATTACCACCTGTGGTCATCATATCATATCAAACCATTTATAACTTCTTTTTCTCACCCTAATCCATGTGGTATGGTTGCTGTCAAACGAAAGGTGGTTGTGTAAGTTTCAACCCCTTTTATGGTCTGCCCCAAATTTTCCGGAGGTTTTCTGTGGCACAAATTCAGAGTTTCCTGGTCGATGGTATTCGCCAAATGACATTTTTAACCCCTAACATAAAATAGTACATTAGCAAAATCAAGGGTAATTTAAAGTCAGTTTGCAATCTCATTTGACACCTTTCACAAGTGTAAAGGGCGtaccagtgcacgaggctcttgcTATTGTGGGTTtttgggagggtcataatgtacacagtctTACCCATATTTTCACAGAATAATTGTTTCTGAACTCAAACCAAAGGCACGCCCCTCACACCTTTCACAAGTGTCAATTAAACAAATTCATTTTCACTCTTTATCTCTGGAATTAGATGAAGGGGAGAGGAAACTGGAGTGATAATTGAGGGAAACTTCCTCCAAGGACAAACACGGCTCACACCTGTCTTGACATTCCACTTCCGCAATTCACTCATTTCAAAACTTCTTCCCTTGCCCAAGTCAACCCCATATTTTGGTTACCAAGCACAGACAGCAAGGCCAGCCGATATTGTCAAACACTCAAACTATAACGATGGTTTGGTCTCCGTTACTGAATCGATTAACAGCTTAACTTAACTTAACATTCACAAGCTAGCTTTGATTGAAACAGTACTTGATAGCTAGTATTATACaccccttttttctttgttgtatAATTGaacagaaaaccaaaaaataaaaaaccctactaaaaagaaaaagccaAAATTTGTACACATTTGACATTCCCCaaaattaaaaaccaaaattataaaattataaaaaaaataactcgAATTAGTTAACGGTGCTGACAGTCAAACCGGAGGGCGAGTGGAAGACTGCCCTATTCCGTCAGATTTCCTGCTCCCTCGCAACGACGACCTAAAGGGTcttggaggaagaggaggaagaggattAGTCACCGGAGGATCACCTTCGGCTGTCATCTTTTGCGAACGAGCTGAAGCCGCCCTCATGAAGAAGGGAGGTGTCATCGAGAACACCCATCCCTCCTGTTTCTCCCCCATTTCCAGCCTCTGAAACCTCGATCCTCTACCACTCCCTTCTCCGGTCACCCGGTAACCTCTCCTTGAACTCCCTACTCTTGGGAACACCACCATGCTCCTGGTCCGGTTCAGCCTCTTGTTCATGATTTGCTTCCTCACTTCGTCAGGAAGCCGGAGGGTGAATCGCTCCATATCCTCTCCCGGTTGAACCAGCGAGTGCCCCGTCGAATGCGACCGCGGAAATCTCCCAGCGTATCTTGGTCTCGTCGATCTTGATCTCGTTGGCCGGTTCTGCATTGGTATCTGAACCGGATTAATTACCTCTGGCGCCTGTCTTGGTGCTTCTTCTTCGCTTATTACATGAATGGAAACTTCAACTTCTTCGTTCTCTGCGTCCACTGTTTCCGATCTCCGGATTTCCCCTTCTGATGCACCTTCCAAATCCTGTTCTGGCACTGTAATTGCAGGTGTTTCGCCTGGTACAGGCACGAGATCAGCTCGACAGACAGGGCACGTCGTTCGATTAGACAACCAAGCATCGATACACTCGGGGTGGAACACATGGTCGCACTTTGGAAGCAATCGAATCATCTCGTCATCTTCAAACTCGTTCAAGCATACGGCACACTCTAGCGCTCCTTTCCCCAATTTGAGCCCTTTCACGACTGAGTATTCGAAGGTTGGAAAGGTTTCGAGCACAGCCTCGTCGAGCCCGCGATTTGCCCTTCGTGACATTCCGCCGCCCATGAAATTAGGGCGCACGCTTCCGCCGTTACGATTCTCGGAACACTGACGGATATAGATGGAGAAGAAGCCCATGAAGAAGAATGCACTAATAAGGACGATGAGTATAATGACCATGGAAGGACTGAAGTTGGCGTTGAAGCCATATGCATCGACAGGTGGCGGTTGATTACTACCCTGTGCAGCGGCGTACGGTAACGATTGGAACAGCAAGAACAAGTAGATGCAGGTGAGTCCATGGTGACTTGCTCCGTCACAGCCGAACAGGTGGAGTATCGAACGTTTGTTCTGCTTGTTTTCCTTCATTTCGTTCGTCATGAGCTATAACAGGAAACTGGTGCTCATGCCACACTAACTCTTTCTGTTTCTTTGCTTTCCTCTTCTTTGCTTACTTTCTTTAAGGTTAACTTTGGCGGCTTGGAATTGTAGAGCTTGAGATTAAAGCAGAGGTGGAGCAAAATTTATATAAAAggtttgaagaggagagaggggtGGAGACCAGAGAGGTTCCGATCCGGATTCGAAAGATGGAAGGGTCCGCCAGGTGTCGTTGTATTCAAGGCAAGGACGGCAAAACTTACTACGAATTCCTCTCTCTACAAGTGGGTGAAAGAGTCCCTTCTGGGTTTCCAATTTTTGACTTTAATGGCTAATAAAAGGACCCCACCCACGGGGCCGATCTCCTATGAGTTTCGATGCGAGCCGTCGATGATGTAAGCATCGTCATCTTGACTTTCTCTGTCTTCAGTCTCTTTAATTGACTTCTCTCAGGGTCTCTTAATCTAGTGAAAGACAGGAAGGTGCGAATTTACTGTCAAATTTCATCCAAGAAGATACTCCTGTGTGTATTTTTATTGGCCATTGTACAGATGCAGGGTTACACGATCAGGCAGCGATTTCTTACCCACAAATAATTGTTCTGTCTCGATTTGTTCGGAGGACAACAGTTGGACCGAATTGTGTGGTTTTGGAATCTGGTTCTTCTAGACAAATTACAGCACATTATGCTTGTTTTAGAAGCTTTGAATGTGAACCGGCATTTCCGGACTGGTTCGCTCAACAACTACCCGGAAAAGATAGGAAAGCAGGAAACGCTGATGTGGAAAATCCAAACCGTTTATCTAGTATCCTCTTTGATAAGCTGGAACACAGCCTTTCGATTGGTTTTGTGAACATTGTCACCGTCGCCCACGTGGGTTGAGCTACTTTTTTATTGGATTACAATAGGCCACGTGGATGATTAGACTGATGTGATAGGACCTAATCGGGCCGTCCACGGTATCACTCGGCCAAATTCACGTAACGACTGGGAAGTTTAGATACTTCCTTGGCTTTTCACAGACGGTTACCACGTGTCGGTTGTAACGAATAAAAATAGCATTGTATACTGGATAATAGATCAGTTATCATCGCTCATGGCTGACACAACAGGTGGGGCGCACACCTTCTAGAAGAACGACTTCGTTGGACAAGTTTTGCTCGCTACTGAGGTGACTGACTGACTGACTACAACGTGGGAAACGTCGTTGATACTACGTAGTACCTATGGGGTTCTTAATATGAAAGATCCACGGCCTAGAAGCCTCCGATCTCtgcctctttttctcttcccgGTTCTCTCGAGTTGAAGTTTAATTGTCATTATTAACTAAAACCTTCAGATTTGGCGCCCCCGATTACGAATTGTTATCCTCTCAATTATACTGTTTGTACTTGATGTCAATAACATCTAATAGTGGGAGGTGAATCCCACCTCGGACAGTGTGTTCCAACAAGGGATAGGATAATCATTTCTGTCTCCTccattagatgtacttgacgtcaagtacagacagtgtaattgagaggataaagatccccaaCTACAGTCAATAAtgataagaagaaaaacaatgtaataAATGAACGAAAAATATCATAAATAGCCCTCTATTGTATCCGGGGAAACCTCCTTTATCTTAATTAGTATATGGGCATTGGGGGAAACCCTGGCCCTTTAAAAGGACAGAGGAGTGCACCCCCAATGAGATGCGTGGAATGATTTCATACATAAGAGGGCAATACAATCATTTTAcgtgaagagggagatagagagaTGGTGCTAGCATACCCTCTCTTGGCAGCTTAGAGAATTGTTTCactaatttaaaatatttgaaatgTCCTACTAATGATAATTATTATATATGCAAAAGATCTCTACCTGGTTGTGTGGCCATTGCAATGAGAGTACACCGAAGCATAAACATAAATAAGATATTTGATTTCACATGGAGTTGGGCGGTAACTTAATATAGAATACTATTGATAAATATTAATTTATATTCTACTAATTACTTAATTTATAATTATCAATAAATAATTAACTCATATAAGACCTGATATTAGACTAACTTCATAAATTCATATTATGATAAGATGTTAACAGTTAATGGCTGCCATCATCTATTTGACTTgtaaaataattattcaatattttaCACCAAAACAAACATTTATGATTGAGCCTTAGGGCATTTCTACGAATATATGTACATGGAAAGCAATCACACATTTTTTTCTAAAGTAACATATATTAGTTGAGAATAAACTCAAATTGATCACTAGTATGCAATAATCCATGTTGTCACTCGAATCTGAACTGCCACGTAAATGGGGGGAGACCTTCACACTACAAGCTAAGAATTGAACAAAAGAGAAGACCAGAGCTGGCTCCGAGGTAGACTCTTCGTTGCTAAACTTAGTAATCCAAGCAACAGCAGTGAGAGTTGGGAACGAAGTGAGTAACTAGGTGAGAGTAATTAATAAATGCGATTAAGCATCCTGGTACCTTGTATAGTGCTCTTATATTTATAAGATTTATGGCGGTAGAAATGGGTAGCATGTTGATGAAGCAAGGAACGAAGCGAGTAGCCAGGTGAGAGTACTAAATGCGATTAAGCATCCCATTTCTTTGGATAGTGCCCTTATATTTATAAGATGTATGGCGGTAGAAATGGGTAGCAGGGTGATGAAGCAAGGAACCAAGTGAGTAGCTACGTAAGAGTAATAAATGCTATTAAGTATCCCATTATTTTGTATAATGCCCTTATATTTATAAGATGTATAGCAGTAGAAATAGGTAGCATGTTGATGAAGCAAGCTAAATTCCCCCATGAAAGGTCCCCAGTCACAAAGACGGTGATGTGAGGAGAGTTCAAGCTTCGATGGATGACAACAATATTCACTTCATCTTTCAATTTGACCAGACTTTATGCCACATGTCAATCAACCATAAGTGGGTCATTTTTATGGGCATATCAATCCATATGAATGCATTCGCTTGTCATTATTCATTTCTTCAAATAATTTCTCAAAATTTATTAGTCTGAAATGTTCAAGTACTAATCATCCTTAGGTTAGGGTGACTTTATCGGTTATTTCCAATGGGTACTAATAACCATAGTTTGAAATCTTGcaatatctcggtatctcgggttggtcgagatatccgaaatatccgaaatataccgTAATTTCGTTGAAataagttatcttttctgtcatatttcggcactccatcttGATGGGTTTTTGATCATATTAAGGTATGATACTTCATATACACCCTTATTTATGCtaaataaatacatttaaaccttaatattataaaaaaaatgaactcaaagtggtcttttggatttgcacccttgattgacagtatacggtcggaccctgatgtataaaataattaaatacatattatttaagtactaaaagacataataagaaatttaaacaaaataatgaaacaaaaataaagtcaaatgtagcctttagtttaaactttaaaatttaaactcataaagtcataagtgcataagttaTAACTCATAAACATCATAATAGtgaatagttcaatactcaatacacaaagtatttctacgaaatttaccaaaatatacTACTCAATACatagtatttctacgaaatataccgaaatttctacgaaatttgaacttttttcattttggaagcccatctcgtctcggtagtgtcgaaattaccgaaatttactgtcaatatatcgcgaaattttgaaccatgctaaTAAcaatagttttattttttaaatataaaaattttacTTCCATTCATTTTAATTTCCTTTGCAGTCAAACAAACTATATTCCTACTTGTTAGAGATTTTTGCAGTAACAATATGTTTTTTGTTCTAGCAtacttgaacaaaaaatgataaaaagtagGTTGCCATGGTACATGGCATTTGCACCAAGATATaggaagggcaaaatgaccaccttgttccccaatgaaatgaaaaatctcatccTTATTGGATGATTCGAAGTGTTATCAATGGTCCTCGTGCTGATGCAGGGACCACGTACCCTGAAAACGATCCCCCTCCCAATGATAAAACATATTTTCAAGAAAAAGCGAGCTATGAAAGATGGTTGTACAAGGAACACATTAGTAAGTAATAAGGAAAGAGATTAAAAAATTTGTAATCGTGTATGGGATCCCAGGTGAAGAAGTTTAAACCAATTAATCCTTCTACCACTACCATAACATTGCTGCCTTGtacgttgtttttttttttttattgaaaacgaattttttagaaaaacatgaaaatctCATGGCTAAAGGATTATAGTGATCCTGGATCCATGGATCGAAAACGGGTCAAACCATCCTACACGTTACGAACAAAGCCCTCCTTACTAGAGAGTCAGTCAGCTAGGCTCCCTTGCAAGTTGTATAGGTGATGAATGGTAGAACGAACGAGAGAATCTCATATTAATTTGGGTGGGGAAACATTGTTGGTATGTATAATTAAGTCAACAAATAGAAGAGTTTTACGTTAGTtagtataaactacttaaaattaaaaattaaaagattagATTGAGTGCAGGCTTTACCGATATCAAACCCAATATATTAAATAGGGCTAAAGGCTTCTCCCACCCCTATCGAAATGACCTTCCTGCCCCCTACCCTCGCCATCCTCCCATCTCAATTGAGCACGGCTGCTAACTTCAAGAAAAATCAACCGCTTGCCCAACCTTTACCTATCTTGTTGACAATGATAAAATGCTATCGATAAACTTTGTTCAAAGTCAGACTGAACTCAAGTATGTTATGTTCCTAATGGGAATCGATCTAGTGTATGGCGTTAGATTCAACCAATCTAGTATAGGATaagttaaagggtttgatttcaCGTGTTCTATCAGTTTTGGAGTTTTTGACGTATGGATTAAGTACTTAATATTTGGTATCAAAACTGAACACCACATCACGGATTCGAATTATAAATATTATGTGCATGGATTTACTGGAGAGaaataagaggaaaaaaaatagagaaaagaaaaaaagaaaaaagataagagATATAATAGGGAATAGATAGGGTTGGCTTTACACCACTACTCTCTTGTTAGTTATAACTTATAACTCACCACTAACACTTATAGGTTCCTAATATCGGTATTGATACCAAAGATAAGACATAAATTAAAGGACCGAGATTCCCtacacccacggtgaatggagGTTGGCTTTACACCACTACTCTTTTGTTAGTTACAACTCACCACCTCCCTTGTTGGTTATAACTCACCAATAATATTTATAGGTTTTTAATAGCCGTATTGATATCGATACTTTTATGTATAAATTCTTTTATAGCATCTTCACATAACAAATAATGGGACTCACACGGATATTCTCTTTCTTCATATGAATGTTATCATTTCTCATCCCCTTATTTGTTTAGTGTGTTGATTCATTCTTACACTATCCATATAGGAAACCCTAACACTTTCATAAGTTTCGAACCCATGTGGACCCcatatattatgggaaaaagaataagACGATGCCGTCATGCGGATTCTTTTATATGCCCCTCAAAATATACACGGACGTGCATTGATCACCATGTTGGAATTATGAAATAAATTATTGTGAACCATTAAAGGAAGCTTACCGTGAGACAGCCGCAGTGTGATATGacatttttccaatttttcGACATTCTAAGAGAATTTATTAATTACTTCTCGCCTTCTAGATGGTCAATTAGTCAAGGATTGATTGGGATAGTGGACATTTCCAGCTTAAAAAAATGGTTGGTTTTTTCTAATattcttaaaattttgttttatttttacattttttaattACAAAGAGTCGATCACTTTCTTTCTTGACTTATAAGAAGTTTAATGATTATAATCAAATAATTAAACAACTAATGGTTCTAATTAATCCAACAACTGAAGAGAGCTCAAACTCGAACTCAATTTTCACCAAAGAATGTGGTTATCTCATTGACCCCTTCAACAGTACTAGAAAGTCGCAAGTTTTGAATTCTTTGTGAGTTCTGAAATCTGAAAAGAATCATTTACAAAGCTCCAACAATCCACAGACGACCACTCCACTAGAATCTTCAAGACTTTTACAAGAGGGAAAGTGGAAACGAAGTTCACTGGAACCTTCGATTGAGACAACCAGAGAGACTTGGCCCATTCTTCAATTAGGAGCTGTGAGGTGACGGTCCTCTCACAAGGCCGGTCCACATAAGCTATATCTTGAGAGAGCCAATGTGAGAAGACTGTCCACGTTGGATGGGTCCCACCTAATTGTTCTTCTCTGAACCAAGTTGGGTCAAGGGAAGTTGGAACTTTCTCACTTTAGAAGACTATTTCCTATTtcctaaaaaataatttatgaaTACCCACAGGTGTGCGTGTGGGGGCCAACCCCCCAACCTCTGTCCCTCTGTGGGAGCTTGCATTCATATACTCAgtgattaaaaatttaaaatggcGTGCATAAAATGGCGTGCACTGTTAGGTATATCAACTAttatttgtttggtttgatttagtttgatttgatttgctcGTATCAATTATGATGCTCCATATTAAAATTGTTATCCAACTTAAATAGTCAAAGTCTCATTCTAAATTAAAGTAATATATAGTATAAATATTtacctataaataaataaataaatatatatatatatatatatatttatttatttatttatttattaatatttttcacTCGTACTTGGAATTTCCCTCGTGGAACAGCCACTTTGTATGTATCGTCGTGCATATCTACCCTATTGGGTTTTTGATTAACCATTTTGAATTAAGCCCATGTCACAAAACAAATCACGCAAAAAGAAAGGCCCAGATCTACAACAAAGAACCATTGGCTTTCGAACTATCTGACTCTTAAGATGGTCTCTTCGTTGAAATAGGGGAGAGGTCGAGGCTCATCCACATGTATATGAAGGTACTCCACATCAAGAATAAAAAAGCGGAAGGGGTAGGTGTAGGTATAAAGGTCAGCCTGGTGCTCTCTTATAGTTGGAAGAGAGATAAAATGATTTTGAGAGTCGTCATTTAGATAAGGGTCTTGGATTCATAAATGTCTCTCCCTTTTGGACGAGAGAATTGACTTTAATGGATAAGACCAAAGGCTAGGTAAATGTCATATTACAAACATGAGAAAGGGTTAGGCATTCAATCCGAAATCGGTCCTCTTAGACCACATGCTCCTACAAAATGCaaatacaaaaatgaaaaagggatCATGCAAGTTATCAGAGGTTCTAGATGATGAGACCACCAAAATTGGACTCCCACAACTAAAGATTCTGTTTCGGGGAGCCAGGGATGGCCGATGAAATACACAAAAAAATTGGGGTCAAAATTACCTATTCGCATCAAATGGAAGCTAATGACTGGATGGGTATCAATCGAACTCCCATAGGAGAAGATTCTATTTCAATGGCTAAGATTGGCCGACAAAATCAGAAGGGAAAAACATGGGGGAATAAGGATCAAAATTACCTATTCACATAAAGTCCAATGACATTGGTTGCCTGGTTGGGTATCAATCGGACTCCCATAGGAAAAGATTCTATTTCAAAGGTTAGGATTGGTCGACAGAATCCGTACGAAAAAATGGAGGGGGTGGAATAGGAGTTATAATTACCTATTCACACCAAAAGGAGTCCAATCACACTGGTTGTGTGTCAATAGGACTCATAAAGGAAAAGATACTGTTTTCAGGGTCAGATTGGCCAATAGAGTCgatatttattttatgttatttaagCGGCGCATATgatttaaaaactcattttatttgatttaaagcatttatttaaatatttgaaattaTTTGCGATGATATTAACAATATTGGGTAGGTTTTTACAGAAAAATCGTAAGTACAACAGTGCATTAGGGTCAAAAGGAGAACACTGCTTGGACCTCTGGAGGCTGTATGTACGCTGGCCTATGGGAGTGTGCATGCAAGTATCACCTTGGACAGGATCTTCACCTTTACATGGGGGCAGCACAGTACTTTTGCATGtttttgtgtctaggcacaggataAATCATGTTATTTTACATGGACAATGACAATTACTTAAAAACTTTTAATAATTTTGaaattacctttttacccttgtcgACAGGCCTTCCATGTTGGGCCTagccctgttttttttttttttttttttttttttttttttgataaaagacCCGTCTATGTTGAATTGTGAAAGAGAGAGGATCATCTGTTAAAGGAATATGGGTGGCATCTCTTGGGGTCTTTTTTTTATACCATCAAACTGAGGCAATAATATGACTGGTTTCTTGAATAAAGCTGGAGAAGAGCTCTTGCATTCATCGAGGGCAAAACCTTGAATAAAgcggggttttttttttttttttgggggttaaaAGTAACTCCATATTATACTATGAGATCTTTGGAATGAATACAATTAGTCAGTTTTTGAAGATAATGCTAGGACACTTCTGAGATAGTCTTGGAAATGGGAGAATTTTGGCTCTTTGGAGCCAACTTTGTGAGGAGTTGAAGGGATATCAAAACAGAATCTGGCGCCAAACTATCAGAAAATTATTATAGGACAGTTTTTACTGCATTGCTGATGTTTGGGTAGTTTGTTATAGACCTTTGAGCCTACTGtattttttcctgttttgttgAAGGCTTTTTAGGCCTATTGTACTGTGGGGAAGTTAAACTCTCCAGTTCTTTCTCTAACCCTCAATCGAATTCCTATCAAATAAAATTGAACAGTTTCATAATACACAAATGGGTTTTATTTTTAGAACTATGAGATCACCTATTTGGGTCTTACCTCTCCCATCTGCCCCAAGTGTATATATTTCATTATTGTCTATGAACTGTATCTGATAACCAGGCTCTGGATCTACCTCtacttatttatgtatttatactATATCTGACAACCAGACTGTGGATCTACCTCTGCT harbors:
- the LOC122657549 gene encoding E3 ubiquitin-protein ligase ATL31-like; the encoded protein is MTNEMKENKQNKRSILHLFGCDGASHHGLTCIYLFLLFQSLPYAAAQGSNQPPPVDAYGFNANFSPSMVIILIVLISAFFFMGFFSIYIRQCSENRNGGSVRPNFMGGGMSRRANRGLDEAVLETFPTFEYSVVKGLKLGKGALECAVCLNEFEDDEMIRLLPKCDHVFHPECIDAWLSNRTTCPVCRADLVPVPGETPAITVPEQDLEGASEGEIRRSETVDAENEEVEVSIHVISEEEAPRQAPEVINPVQIPMQNRPTRSRSTRPRYAGRFPRSHSTGHSLVQPGEDMERFTLRLPDEVRKQIMNKRLNRTRSMVVFPRVGSSRRGYRVTGEGSGRGSRFQRLEMGEKQEGWVFSMTPPFFMRAASARSQKMTAEGDPPVTNPLPPLPPRPFRSSLRGSRKSDGIGQSSTRPPV